One Gemmatimonadaceae bacterium genomic window, CCCGGCCGCCTCATGTGTCACCGCCGACTCAACCCGCAGCCGGTGCGACCGGCGCACCGCGCCGGCGCAGCACCCGCCAGCCGCGACGCACCGCCAGCAGCACGCCCCCCGCCAGCAGCAGCAGCGGCGCGGCGTACACCACCGCCCAGATCACGCCGTCCACCAGCACGTGTCCCGTCGCCAGCAGCGCGCGCATGGCCTCGCGCAGCACACCCTTCGGCTGCCAGCCGCCGTCGGCCACCGGCACCGCCCCCACGTCGGGCCGGATCTCGAGTGCGATGGTGGACATCGCCGCGAGCTGCGTGATCGACTGCAGCTCCGCTGTCCGCTGCTCGATCTCACCACGGATGCGCGACAGTTCCTGGTGCACCTCGAGCACGTCGGCCGCGCGCTTCGCGTTCAGGCGCACGGTCGTCAGCAGCGCACGCAGCTCGGCCTCGGTGGCACGCAGGTTCGTGAGCTGCGCGCCGAGGTCCACGGCCTGACGCGTCACGTCCTCGCCACTCATCGATTCGTCATCCACGCGCACGGCCAGCCCGCGCAGGCGCCCCAGCGTGGCATCGAGGACATCGGACGGCACGCGCAGGGTCAGGCTCGCGCGGTCCGCCTCACCATCGCGCCAGAGCCTGGCATCACCCACGAAACCCTTCACCCCGCCGGTCATCGCCGTGACCTCCTGCACCGCGCGGCGCACGTCGGCCACCTGCATGGACAGGCGCGCCGTGCGCACGATCATGCGGGCCGGCTCGGCGACGCCGGTGACGGCGGTCGCCGCGCCACCGGCGGCCACGGTCGCGACCAGCTTCGCGCGGGACAGCGGCGCCGGCATCGTGGCCTCGGCGGAGACCGCGGCGTCCCCCGCCATCGCCGGGGCCTCCGGCGCCGGCGCCACGGCCGGCACTGCGCCGTCGGCGACCGCCCCGTCCTGCCGGTCCGCGGCGCCCCGGCTGCAGGCGGCCAGTCCTGCCACCAGCCACAGCACCCTGCCCGACCTGCTCCGGCTCGACATCGTCCAGCGTGACATGCTGCCTCCCGTGGGTGACCTGCCGGTGCCCCCCGGACGGGGGTCGCGCACCGCATCGGCCGGGAGATGCCCCACCCGCGCCCGCATGCACAGCCCGGGCATCCCGCCCGGATTCGCGAGCGCCAGTGGACGCCAACGCTCCAGCCGGCGACCGTGTATGCACCCACAGGGACGGCTGCGGCACCCGTCCCCTCCCTTCTCGATCGCGCCGCGTGGCGCTCCTTCAGTGGCTTCATGACCTGGGCTGGAGTCGGCGCCGGTCCCCCCGTCGAAGGCGATGACGAGCCTCGGCTGGTGGAGCAGGTGCAGCAGGGCGACACCGAGGCGTACGGCCTGCTCGTGCGGCGGCACCTGCCGCGCGGGCTCCGCATCGCCTGGCGCGTGCTGCGGCATCACGAGGATGCCGAGGATGCGGTGCAGGAGGCGTTCCTGCGGGCGCTGGAGCGGATCGACCAGTGTGAGCGGGGACGGCAGTTCGGGCCATGGTTCTTCCGCATCGTCGCGACCACCGCCATCAACCGGCAGCGGTCGGCAAAGCGGCGCGAGACCGACGAACTGTCGGAAACGGAGCAGGGTGACAGCGTGACGCCGTCGGACTTC contains:
- a CDS encoding RNA polymerase sigma factor; this encodes MTWAGVGAGPPVEGDDEPRLVEQVQQGDTEAYGLLVRRHLPRGLRIAWRVLRHHEDAEDAVQEAFLRALERIDQCERGRQFGPWFFRIVATTAINRQRSAKRRETDELSETEQGDSVTPSDFATASVLQDEVAAALATLPPTQRQLIELVTYEEFTPTEAAAMLGIPAGTARWHLHEARKALRTQLQSWLGDGGDEE
- a CDS encoding DUF4349 domain-containing protein — translated: MSRWTMSSRSRSGRVLWLVAGLAACSRGAADRQDGAVADGAVPAVAPAPEAPAMAGDAAVSAEATMPAPLSRAKLVATVAAGGAATAVTGVAEPARMIVRTARLSMQVADVRRAVQEVTAMTGGVKGFVGDARLWRDGEADRASLTLRVPSDVLDATLGRLRGLAVRVDDESMSGEDVTRQAVDLGAQLTNLRATEAELRALLTTVRLNAKRAADVLEVHQELSRIRGEIEQRTAELQSITQLAAMSTIALEIRPDVGAVPVADGGWQPKGVLREAMRALLATGHVLVDGVIWAVVYAAPLLLLAGGVLLAVRRGWRVLRRRGAPVAPAAG